A single Anopheles funestus chromosome 2RL, idAnoFuneDA-416_04, whole genome shotgun sequence DNA region contains:
- the LOC125765239 gene encoding heme peroxidase 2-like gives MFMLFWMEVINSDMIGRAHKRTQCPTQGFRGCRADGRDRSAFVSMLSNPLRMPLDDPYYGESGISCLNFSPQEKANDRCEIKHVAERNMESSYLDLSSLYGETPNYDEKGKMPLYHCGASEPVIRTAPTTVQNTAIIGLFGKLHNYCVDRIRSCPQSKGSVQERCRALTIGVYQKIIYGQLLPLLFGDELYNLCGLDCEYNPYAESTVSQTYKNGPGRYPHIWITDEVMYKHKGKTEWRPFNEYFRNHESFDCTATLAGALETPIKTDRMVDATVHKFYTVDGERGSCLPCLDLARNRDSGLCPLVTYKHFIEQIVGEESKCYNTFEDLSDMFSPELIKFFAQHYEYPGDIDVLFASMDQRAYAGANMPKLVSQSICLEFKRLKCTDRFFYSWNPNLGEGK, from the exons ATGTTCATGTTGTTCTGGATGGAAGTGATCAACTCAGATATGATCGGTCGGGCACATAAGCGTACGCAATGCCCAACCCAAGGTTTCCGTGGCTGTCGTGCGGATGGACGAGATCGTAGCGCTTTCGTCTCGATGCTTTCGAATCCTTTACGCATGCCGCTGGATGATCCGTACTATGGTGAGTCCGGTATTAGCTGTCTTAATTTTAGTCcacaagaaaaagcaaacgatcggTGTGAAATCAAACATGTGGCCGAGCGTAACATGGAGAGCAGCTATTTGGATCTATCCAGCCTGTACGGTGAGACTCCTAACTATgatgaaaaaggaaagatgCCACTGTACCACTGTGGAGCATCGGAACCGGTCATTAGAACGGCACCAACCACCGTACAGAATACTGCCATTATCGGTCTATTCGGAAAGCTGCATAACTACTGTGTGGATCGCATACGATCCTGTCCACAGTCCAAGGGTTCGGTACAGGAACGATGCAGAGCGCTTACGATTGGTGTTTATCAGAAGATCATTTATGGACAGCTGTTGCCGCTTCTGTTTGGAGATGAACTGTACAATCTGTGTGGATTAGATTGTGAGTATAATCCATACGCGGAGAGTACGGTTTCGCAGACGTACAAGAATGGGCCCGGGAGATATCCTCACATATGGATTACGGATGAGGTAATGTACAAACATAAAGGCAAGACAGAATGGCGACCGTTTAACGAGTACTTCCGTAACCATGAGTCGTTTGACTGTACAGCAACACTAGCAGGAGCGCTAGAAACGCCTATCAAGACTGATCGAATGGTTGATGCG ACTGTACACAAATTCTATACCGTTGATGGTGAACGGGGTAGCTGTCTGCCTTGTCTCGATCTGGCACGTAATCGTGATTCGGGTCTGTGTCCGTTGGTGACTTACAAGCACTTTATCGAACAGATTGTAGGAGAGGAAAGCAAATGCTACAATACTTTCGAAGATCTCAGCGACATGTTTAGTCCGGAG TTGATCAAGTTCTTTGCACAGCACTATGAATATCCCGGAGACATTGATGTGCTGTTTGCAAGTATGGATCAGAGAGCTTACGCTGGCGCAAACATGCCAAAACTAGTGTCACAATCAATTTGTCTTGAGTTCAAGCGGCTAAAATGTACGGATCGATTTTTCTACTCGTGGAACCCTAATTTGGGAGAAGGTAAGTGA
- the LOC125760491 gene encoding uncharacterized protein LOC125760491 has protein sequence MIDKYYLSEVPEYYAGYDKQCGYEAKCYNDQSCPALELFGEYEKEAFIKAVAELLSNEEKAQNSCYRIGQGEFDYGLFQTKPIKPNEDLDVRRTLTTDKFLKTLAKKLGKCELKNLLDGKCYTNVTLSCCNGAEQITCDPDNP, from the exons ATGATAGATAAATACTACTTATCTGAAGTTCCGGAATATTATGCTGGATATGACAAACAATGTGGATATGAAGCAAAGTGTTACAATGATCAAAG CTGTCCAGCTCTGGAGCTGTTTGGTGAGTACGAAAAAGAAGCTTTCATCAAAGCGGTCGCCGAGTTGTTAAGCAACGAAGAGAAAGCCCAAAACAGTTGCTACCGCATTGGGCAAGGCGAATTCGACTATGGACTGTTTCAGACGAAACCCATCAAACCAAACGAAGACCTGGACGTGCGGCGTACCCTTACGACGGATAAGTTTTTGAaaactttggccaaaaaattgGGAAAGTGTGAGCTAAAAAATCTGCttgatggaaaatgttacACAAATGTAACGCTCTCTTGTTGCAATGGTGCCGAACAGATTACGTGCGATCCTGACAATCCGTAG